In the genome of Streptomyces sp. 846.5, the window CGGGGTACGCAACTTCGACACCGCGCACGCCCTGGGCGCGATGGTCCACGAGGCCACCGCGCCCAACCAGAACCGTCCCGGCGAGTCGGTACGCGACGCCAAGGGCTACCTGCCGCTGGACGAGACGGACTACGGCTGCTGCAACTTCTACGGCCCGGTCTCCACCCAACTCGAGTACGACAGCGCGGACTACGCCCTGGCGTCCTTCGTGAAGGCGCTGGGCAGCACAGCGGACTACCAGAAGTTCGCCACCCGCGCCCAGGACTGGATGAACGTCTTCAACCCGCAGACCGGTTATGTCCAGGGCCGGGACCTGAACGGCCAGTTCGCCGGCGGCTTCACCCCCGGAACGTCCAACGGCTTCGTCGAAGGCACCTCCGCCCAGTACACGCCCATGGTGCCGTTCAACCTCCGGCAGCTGATCACCGCCCGTGGCGGGAACGCGGCCTACTCGTCCTACCTGGACAGCCTCCTGGAGAACATCACCGACCCCGGTGCGACCAACGCCGACCTCAGCAACGAGCCCAGCCTGGAGATCCCCTGGGAGTACGACTACCTCGGGCAGCCCTGGAAGGCCCAGGCCGCCGTGCGCCAGGCGCAGCAGAAGCTCTACTTCAACGCGCCGGTCGGCTCGTTCGGCAACGACGATCTGGGGGCCATGAGCTCCTGGTACGTCTGGTCCTCGCTCGGGATGTACCCGGAGACGCCGGGCACCGACACGCTGGTGCTGGGCAGCCCGACCTTCCCCGTCGCGAAGGTGACGTTCGGCAACGGCAAGCAGGCCACCATCAGCGCTCCGCAGGCCGCGCCCAACGCTCCCTACGTCCAGGCGCTGGACGTGAAGGGCAAGGAGTGGAAGAACTCGTGGCTGACGTTCGGCCAGTTCGAGAAGGCCGGCACGGTCGACTACAGCCTCAACACCGTACCGAACACCACCTGGGCCGCCTCGGCAGCCGCGGTCCCGCCGTCCGACACCACCGGCGGCGGCCGGATGCTCGCGGCCACCGGCCCGAGCAGTGACGGGCTGATCGTCGCGCCGGGCGGATCGGCCGACGCCACCCTGCGCCTGACCAACCTCGGCACCCGACCGGTCACCGCCGACTGGACCGCCACCGCCCCCTCCGGCGTGACCCTCGCCGCTCTCGCGGGTTCGCTGACCGTGCCCGCGTCGGGCAGCGCCGAGGCGAAGATTCCGGTGACCGCCGGAAGCAGCGAAGGCGCCTACGCGGTGACGTTCGCGGCCAACGACCACAGCAGCGGCGCCGCACTCGCCGCAGCCACGCTGCGGGTGTCGGTGGCTCAACCGGGTGAACTGTGGCCCTACGAGTCCAACGAGGGCGTCTACCCCGACGGCACCCACTTCTCCGGCGGCTTCGACGACCAGGGATGGGCCTACTCACAGACCGCCCTGGCCACAGCCGGGGTCGGCAGCAACACGAAGGTCACCGCGGACGGCATCGCCTACACCTGGCCGACCAGCGCAGCAGGCCGACCGGACAACCTGGAGGTCGCAGGCCAGACGATCCCGCAGCCCGACGGCACCACCGACGCCTACCTCGGCCTCCTCGGCGCCGCGACCGACGCACCCCTCGACGGAACCGGCGTCCCCGGCCAACTCACCGTCACCTACACCGACGGCACCACCACTACGGCGACGGTGACCTTCTCGGACTGGACCCTCAACGGCGCCTCCAAGAAGCCAGTGGCGAGCGACACCACCGCCGTCACCACCGCCTACCGCAACACCGCCGACGGCACCAAGGACACCGTGCAGGCCTACGTCTTCTCGGTGAAGGTGCCGTTGGACAAGACGAAGACCGTGGCGTCCGTGACACTGCCGGTGACCGGCGCGTCGGGAACGGTACACCTGTTCGCGATCGCCTTCGGCGGCTGAGCCCACCACACACGTGTGGCCCTGCCGTCCTCGCGGGCGGCGGGGCACACATACAGGTCTGTCGGCTCAGTGCCGGTAGGCGTGGGTGGTGAAGCGGGTCCGGGGTGTGGCGAGCGCGGTGGGGGCTTCTGTGGGCGTGGTCGCGTTGACGATGCCCGGCCGGAGCAGACCGCTGTAGGCGTCGGTGGAGTCCAGCGGGCTGGCGTTGTTGGTCTCGACCAGGATCGGTCGCAGCGAGCCGGCGTCGGCGGCCAAGCCCTCGTAGTCGCCCAGGAAGTGGCCCCATCCGGCGTAGGGCGCCTGGAGCCAGTCGAAGACCGGGGTGATCCGCCGCTCCGACGGGTAGCCCGCGCCACCGCGCGGGAGCGTGACCAGCCAGGCCGCCGTGGGCAGAGTGGTGGTGTTGCCGGGGCTGAGGTAGCGCAGGTCGTAGTAGGTGATGT includes:
- a CDS encoding lectin produces the protein MATRRRPDGPRISSRLRQRLTVVALVAIAVVPFQPLGSAVAASGPQLVADPAALVNPLIGTSGAVDTFPGPDMPNGMIQWSPDTTPARTDGGGYEYNSTKISGYSLTHVSGPGCPVAGDIPILPLTGALTGNLSDTTSTFSHAHEQTGIGYYGLTDASGVRTELTDTTRAGLGKFTFPSGTQASLLLKLSGGATQVDGTRAKVVSDTEVSGAVDSGHFCGADNRYTLHFDIRFNRPFTRSGTWVGSTINPDAKSLSLGRPQQSPAAPQSTPRKQKHFTLPATQSPTIHPTATASSAPVTGANGMYLTFDTSSSTTVTAAVGISYTSDVNAASNRSTEVKGWDFAAVRQANHDAWNTVLKRVQVGGGSNDQQVQFYTALYHSLLHPNVYSDDNGQYMGMDEQIHKIGKGQKAQYANYSGWDTYRSQTQLIAMVEPKVTGDIVTSMLNGYDQTGLLPKWASDNGESYVMVGDPGAAIIADAYAFGVRNFDTAHALGAMVHEATAPNQNRPGESVRDAKGYLPLDETDYGCCNFYGPVSTQLEYDSADYALASFVKALGSTADYQKFATRAQDWMNVFNPQTGYVQGRDLNGQFAGGFTPGTSNGFVEGTSAQYTPMVPFNLRQLITARGGNAAYSSYLDSLLENITDPGATNADLSNEPSLEIPWEYDYLGQPWKAQAAVRQAQQKLYFNAPVGSFGNDDLGAMSSWYVWSSLGMYPETPGTDTLVLGSPTFPVAKVTFGNGKQATISAPQAAPNAPYVQALDVKGKEWKNSWLTFGQFEKAGTVDYSLNTVPNTTWAASAAAVPPSDTTGGGRMLAATGPSSDGLIVAPGGSADATLRLTNLGTRPVTADWTATAPSGVTLAALAGSLTVPASGSAEAKIPVTAGSSEGAYAVTFAANDHSSGAALAAATLRVSVAQPGELWPYESNEGVYPDGTHFSGGFDDQGWAYSQTALATAGVGSNTKVTADGIAYTWPTSAAGRPDNLEVAGQTIPQPDGTTDAYLGLLGAATDAPLDGTGVPGQLTVTYTDGTTTTATVTFSDWTLNGASKKPVASDTTAVTTAYRNTADGTKDTVQAYVFSVKVPLDKTKTVASVTLPVTGASGTVHLFAIAFGG